The Penicillium psychrofluorescens genome assembly, chromosome: 2 nucleotide sequence TTCTTGCCTGTTTTAATCCTTATTTcagcctttttttttgttctcttctGTCAATTGTGGCTCTTATTCATGTGCATATCGCTGTGTATCTCCCTCGGTGCGCTTCTATTTTCTTGCGTTTCGGCGCTACGGATGACGGATGATGGATGAGTATAGGTATATTGTGGACTACTATATTCCTACCTACCCTACTGTCCGTTTAGcatgttctttcttttctcctgtGTTGAGCGTGGCTTGAAGGTTTTCATCTTTCTCTATCCAGGTCTGGTCCTTCGGTTGTTCTTCATTAGTATATAGCCTTAATCCATGTCATATCTACGTACCTATCTTTGATGTTGTTTTTTTCGGCCATAGGATAGACGATACCAGCTCAGGCTATCCCTTCGACCTCGTTTGCTGACTGGACTGGGGCGCTAATCTTGATGTATGTGAAGGTCTCAATCTAGGAAGATAAAAACGATCATGATGTATGTTACGGAATACTTCTAGCTCCCCATGTAGACTGCGACTAACTAGTTAATCACACCATTTCAACACCCACCTCCTCACCCCTCCACACCCTCCCCTTCGGGATCCGAATCAACAACACACTCATCAGGCCAACTGCTAAGATCCAGTCCCAACGGTGGCGCAATCTTCCTCATAACAGCGGCACACAGCCTAAACGCACGTTTCGACGCTGGGTCCACGACGGCCATGGCGTGGATCCAGAAGAGGGCTTTTCTCGTCTGCGCAACGGCGGTTGAGAGGTCTGTTTCCAGCGTTGCCGTTGTTGTTGCCGGTTCTGGTGCGGGTTGTGCGGAGAACTTTTCATTTGTGTCCATATTGTCTGGGAAAGGGGCAGAAAGAGAGCAGGATGATAgacccagcagcagagcagTGGTGGCTTGCATTAAGAAGTGGAGGACGCTCCACCATGGCGCTGTGCGGGCGAGCCAGGGGAGGCTTGGGGATTCTGGAAGAATGGAGATCAGCGAGCAGGCGGCTTGGAGGCATTGTGTTGCCAGTTCTGCTCGCACGCTAGATGACGAGGAGTGGGAGCGGGAGTGGGAGGGCCGGCGGGATGAAGAAATGTGAGAGCTAGAGGATGATTGGACGGTTGAGGAGGGAGTCGACGAAGATTGCGGCGTCGGTATTGTGAAGCATGGTCGGCAGAGGGTCATACGTGCTGAGTAGTAGTTCATCGCCAAACTGACGCGTTCTCTTGTGTATTGGGCATTGTCATTGGTGAGAATGGCACGGTTGAGATGCCAGGGACCCGATGAGTCGGGATTGGTAAATTGGTAGTTTGGCGGTAATTTGGCGAGCCATTTTTCGAGCCGGAGACCGTAGTTGTGCATGCGGTGCTCGACCTGGGTGCTGCCGAGACGAATACCTTCGATGCTGTAGACCCTATTGATGACGGCCTGCGTGATGATGGATAGATCGATGAGGcagtggaagaaaagagaatcACTGGGCTTGCATGTTGTagtccaagaagaaactgaCGGTTGCTCTCGGAGCTGAGCCACCGGCTCGTGGATTGTAGGCTGTAACTGGGATTCGCGGAGCCTATGGTCCTTTATAAGCTGGTGGATGGCTGGCTGAGTGAAGGATTCTTCGTCGAATGGCAGTGGTGTCGGAACGGAGCTGATGCTCTCGTCGACGCAGGAGGCGCGCCCGGTCATTGACGAGAAAAGACATTCTAGTGAGAAGATGGTCCACCAGAGCCGATACCGGGTTTCTTGGAAGTCCTTTTGGTTTTGGACGTTTGCCATGCGAAGGTTAACGCCTAGAGAAAGGGCAGAGCTGAAAGCCATGTGCGAGAATTTGCATGCTCTGTTGCTGGTCAATATTTGTATGCACAATAGAACAAGAGACAGACCGATTGAGCTGGCCTAGACATAGAAGATAGACAGCCAGTAGCAGCTCGAAttggatctgctggagatCACTGTGTTCGAAAAGAACGTGTGGGTGCAGACCTAGCTTTCTGGCTCGGGTCAAATACAGAAAGTCGTCCTCTTGAGCGTGAGAAATATCCGTGAGTCGGCAGTAACGGCAGCCGATGGCGAAGATCATGTTGAGCAGCGCCATCCAATTCCGATGCGGGACGTAACCCCGGTCCAAGAATTGATGATACTGGTCCTCGAAGTGCGACTTGCAAATGATGTTGAACGTCGGATGAACTAAAGCAAAATATGCCTCGAGGTATCGGTCTGCAAGGTCTCGGCTAGGAATGGCCAATGGATCGGAAGGGTCCACGAAGGGAATGTCCAGGTCATCTAGATGATAGTTCACCCTCGAAATGGAAGTATGACCACTATCCGCCGACATCTGCTGCCCATAATTGATTCCCTTGAAGACTGAGTCCTCCGTGACGCCCTTGCTTTCGATATCATCTGCGAGATCCCGCATCCACGCAACTTCCGAAGCCTTCCCAAAGAAGCCGGCAGCGCGGGAGTTCTTGCTGCGGTTcaaatcctcctcgaccataTCGATCCCATCTAGTgacgccatcgacgaggagttatcgtcctcctccttcttctgaCTCGACAAAGCGGCATCTGGGCCCTGGTTCAACAAGAGCAAATGGTGTCAAAGTACCATTCGTTGgctcaaaaaaaaaagcaaaaaagcaaaagccGTTTGAGGTGCGCACTCGAAAACAGGGAGGTAAACAGTATAGACTTACCTTTAGGTATTTTCTAATCTTGCGCGCTGTAGTAGCATCGGCACCGACCTCAAGCTCACGGAGCAGAGATTCATACTGGTCCACGCGCTTGGATAACGAGCCGAGGCGTTTCTGATCGCGGACCCGTTTGACATCTTCGTAGGAACACTGCTGGCTGTGTTCGATACATTTGCTGCAGCTCGGTCGGTTGCCGTCACACTTGATCTTGCGTTGGCGGCAGGGCTCACACGCCCGTtgagagcggcggcggtggctgaTCGTGGTCGCGTTGGGTGCTCGAGGGATGGCGACTTTATTCCAGGCTACATTGGGGCTGCTCTCGAGCCCGCCACCAGGGGGAGGAGGGCCCGGGGTCCCGGGAGACACTGACTGTGACGAGAACGAGGGGTTCCTCGAAGAAGGTTGGATGAAGTAGCGGTTATTGTTGTTGCTAGGGCCATAGGGAGCCTCGGTGGTCGATGTCCAAGGCCAAAAGGCATCATTGGCTGTGGTGGCACTAGTCCCCGGGCTCACCTGCACGAATTGACTGGGTGGGTTGGCCATAGCACAGTAGTTGTATACTGTTCATTGGAATGAAAAAGGTCCATCAAATAACTAGTTATGTACTTCGAAATTGTTGAATcaagaaagacagaaagaaatcaaaacaagaaaaggtGGGAAGAGAGATGTCGACTGACTTGGAATGGCAATCGCAATAATCGCCCAAAAACGAACAATTCCAGAAGACTTGAGCCGACGCCTTGCATTTGTTCTGCGCGCGGGGAACGGTAGTGAAGCCGTGTCGCCACACCGGTGATCGACTCCGACCACTACCCTGAGTTGTTTGGTGCTTTTGACGTCAGTAGCAAGGAAACTCGACCAACCAATAATGTGACGAACCACACGTCGTTCTCCGCTCGAGAGATGACTGCTAAAAGCTGCATGCAAGTCGCCACTGTGTAATTCGCAAGCAGGGTCTATCGCGGTGGACACCTGTTCAGCACCTAGCTGGTCGATGTCTCTCTGCCAGCACCTCGTCTTTGCCGAGACTCAGGCTTTCATAGCGGTCAAGCATGTCCGACAGCCCGAGACCGGGGTAGTCTTGGAGACTCTGTTCACCCTCGCCGCCAATGCCGTGGTAtttctcgtcctcgttcaATTTCTCCAGACCTTCGGCATATTCGTCGAAGCGACTATGTCCCTGCGACGAGGATTCCTCGTCGAACAGATCCTTCAGCTCATCCGGGATGGAGGTGGATTCCCGAATCTTGCTACCCTGCGCCTTGGCTCGGACAGATTGGCGAAAGATGTGAAATAGATTGCGACCCAGCGACGAGCGGCTGGCCACGATGGAAAACGCACTCGCCAGGGATAAAAAGTCCTGGTCAAGTACGTCGAAGAACTCTTGTTCCAGCATCGTGAAGAGTCCCAGGTTCATGGCGTACATGGCGAAATGGTGCGCGCGACTCACGCCGTACTCGCGGCGATGCAATCGCGTCAGTTCTGCTATGCCTCGTGCGGCTTTCTGCGTCACTTCCCATACATTGTACTTAGTCTCCAGTGTATGTCCCGGAGGACTTTCGGGTGTGTGGGGTGCGTCGGGCGTAGTACTCGAGACCTCATCATCGGAAGTGCAGGTGAATAAACTGATAGTCAACGTATGGTACCGCATTCTACCAAGAGATCAGCACCATCCAGACAAGAAAGGGTTCCGCATACAGCAGCATAATAATATGCGGTGGCAACTTATATCGCACATCAAATATCTCGGGCAAAAGATCATACCAGCGACGAATCCGTTCATACAACTGCTCCCGACTGGCGCGCTTAACGCCACCGAAGATATTGCTGGCGCTGTTATCTGCAAACATACTCCACGAGATGTCGCGTGCGATGGCCGACAGATTGCAGGACTCGTCAAAGAACTGGCTCAGATAGGATGGTCGCACGTCGCGATGAGTTGGATATGGTCTCCAAACGGCTTGATCTTCGGATATGTTACGATCGATGCGGGTCATGTTGACGTGGTCTATGAGACTGGGTCTCAAGAAGCCCGTGTGAACCAATCTGCATTTCCCTGGATGTCAGTAGTTTTTTGGTTTCAGGCTTGACTTGACCTACGTGTCAACCCCGAATAACCCCCATGCTGTCCTTTTGCACGACACCTCCATATCTGGCGACAATTGCTCGGATGTGAGCTTAGGGCCTTTATTACCAACCAAGCCCAAGGCTTCCCCCATTCGAATGGCATCGTGCAGCATTCTATACCCCAGATCATCATTCCGGGACATCGAGTATCTAGCGTCCATTCAGAGGTTTGTTCCCATAACAGAAACAAAACGTACATACCGTTCATACATAAGAAGCGTCCCCTGCAAAGCGGCCAAACTAGGCTGAACcggcttctcttccttcaacCGCTCCGCCTCAGCGAGGAAATCAATCCCCTTAGAAGAGATATCCCCCGGAACGACATACGCTTCCGAGAACTCTGAGAAATACTGTATGCATATCATATCAAGTCAGCAACTCCCAAGATACAAACAGACAATCCAGACAAACATACACAGGCATTACTCAAAATGGCATTCACCAGAAACGGCGTGCAGAACTCAGACCTCAACTCCCCACTCGCCATATGGCGAATAAACACTTCCGCATCCAAAAAGGCATGAAACGGATAATCCCACGTGAAATATAGTGAGACAAGATGGGAGACGAGATCATTATCTTCCGTGACAGTCGTCCACGGCTTCGCGGGGACCTTGCAAGTCGCATCATCGCAGAGGTAATGAATATCCATAACCTTCCTCCGAAAAGACGGGCCTGCGCCTTCAACATTGATCATGCGACGCACATCCTCGAGCTTGTTGACAGTCTCCTGGCTGACCTTGTCCGACGACAAGTCGAGACCGTTCAGGGTCTCGTTGATATAAGACCGAATCTCTTCGGGCGGTGCATTTCGGCGAATAATATCTAGCAACCGCAGGGCCTGCGCCTCGTCGGCTATGCGGATGAGTCTGAAGAGGTCATTCAGCATCTCGCGGTGGTAGGTGAGTTCGTCGGCTGTGCgcttggcggcgatgcggcGGCGCTGGTCGAGAGATTCATCGAATATGCAGACGCGGTTGAAGGCGCGGCAATTGTCGCATGGTGCTGTGCCAGAGCACTATTTAGGAAATATCAGTATCCAGCTTTGaagtagtggtggtggtggtgagaaTCATCAACCTTGCGCTTGGACTTTTTGCAGGCCAGGCAAGCTGTCGAGACTCGCTTCTTCCAGGTTTGTCCCGAAGGACCTCGTGCCGCATTTCCGAGGGGATTTCCATGTTCTGGGGTCGGCGATGGCCCTGGTGCTAGTTGTCGGTATAGATCACCCATGACGAGACAGGGATATGTACTTCAGCGACGAGTCCTCAAAGATGGTAGGAGTAGTCTGCCGTGTGCTATATATATCCCACGGCAAGGTTGGTGTATAGCATGCCCAGGCCATGGTCACCACTACTTTCTTTTCCTAGCAAGTGTCCAGCCCTGTCTGAGTTGAGGTTTGCCCGAAGATGACGTGCCTCGGAGTCATTAGGAATCACAACCCGCCTATCCAGCAAAAACCGTTGTGGTTCTTGTCTGTCCAGGAAGCCAAAGATGCATAACGAGATTGAAGTCGGGTTGGCCATATTTAGAGCGCGGCCGGACGCGAGCTGTACCTAGGTTAAACGATTCATTTTTTCAAGCAGTTTTTAAGGCCGTAGGAGTATGCGACagggaggcgaagaagaaacaccGGAATATATTCCCGATAGGTGATGACTTTCTCAACAACCTTGAGCTATACTACGTTGACAAAGGTTACTTGCTGGGGCAAAGAGGCCTACGaccacgaagaagagcatctGAAAGACAACGCTGGATTATTGTAATGTAATACAAAAGTAATTGTTTTGCATACTCCATGGAATCCTATCCATAGCAACGAATGCACCCCCCAGATAGCAGCTcaacacacacacagagcAAAGAAAATTTTCTTTGCCATCTCCCTGGCTAACCCACATCATCTTCATAGTCAATCTAGTGCTCCAGGATTCTCAGACTGCCCTGAACAACGCAGTTCTCCAGCACCGAACCAGGGGGGATGTCAATGGTGCTGCCCTCGGTGGCGACAATAATGACAGTGCCCTTGAGGGTGACGTTGCGGCCCAGGTTGACAGCACCGGTAATGGTGAGATGGTCCAGCTCGACAATGCGAGGAATGCTGGCAATGCGCTTCTGGAAATCGGAGACCTTCTTGAAGTCCGAGCCAAGCTTGATGACGGGCACACCGCCGAAACGGTTGGGGTCCATCACGAGCTGGCCGTGCTCGAGGCGGTACAGATCGGACTTGACGACCATCAGGTCTGAGCAGGTCTTCACGGGCAAgaagcggcggcggggcaCGTTGACACCGTGGGCGTTCTTGAAGTGGCGGATAGCGGCACCGACAGCCGTCTCCAGCTGGTAGATCGCCTGGTCGgcctcgcccttcttgtcggcGGGAATGGACTTCTcgttggcgatgatctccatctccagcgagTTCTCCTCGACGACACGCTTGATGGCGCGGACATTCAGCCAGATGTTGTTCGTGTTGAAGTacttgaacttcttgatGGACTTGAACTCGTTGACGTGCTCCTTGGGCACCTGGGCAATCTCAAGCAAGCGGACCTTGCCATCGTAGTCGATGATGGTACCGCCCTTGACGTCAGCCTTGGTCTTGTCCGTCAGCTCCATGATGTACTCGGACTGAGAGTCGGCCATGTGCTGCAGGATGCGGAGATCCACCACCGCACCCAGGTTGTCGGCATTCGACAGGAAGATGTACTCAATGCCGCGGGCAATCAGCTTGTCCAGCGTGCCGGAGTTGTACAGCGACTCGAACACGTCACCGTGGCCTGGCGGGTACCAATCCTGCAGGGGAGCATCGAAGCTCTTGGGGGCGGGCAGCAGCGAGTCCTTGACGATACGGGGATAGCGCGACTGGTTGaaggtgatgatgtcgacgTTGTGACCCTCGTACTTCTTAATGATGGACTGGGTGTCCTGGTCGGTGTTGAAAGAGTTCATGAGGACAAAGGGGACGTTGACGTTGAAGGTGCGGTTAAGGTGCTCGATCTGGCGCACGGAGAGATCCAGGAAAGACATGCCCTCACGGACCTCGATGACGGACTTGGGGCCGACGCAGCCCATGGAGGTACCCAGACCACCGTTGAGCTTCACGACGGCTAGCTTGTTGAGGAACTCGACCGATGCATCGGCACCGAGATCCTCGTACCCCACAACCTGCGAGGGCTGGGGCGGCGCGATGCGGTCCCAGTTGACGGAAttgcccttggccttgtcgtTCAGAAAGCGGCGGAACAGGGCGAAGAAGTTGTCCATCTCGGCCTCGAAGCGCTGCTTCTCCTTGGGGTCGGGGACGGTGTCGGCGAGCGCATTCAGGGCATTGCGCATCTGTGAGGCGGCGACGCTGGTGGAAGCATTCTCGAATGCCTGGATGGGGGCGGAGGTGGTCAGCTTAGAGTTGTGAAGGAGTGTGGAATCTGCCATGGTTGATGGGCAAGTAAAATAAACAGTAAAGGAAGGACTGGAATTAAATGATGGTAGTGGGAAAAAGATGGTTGGGGGGCCagaaggggagagagagacaggaaATGAGGGGCGCGTTTGGGTGTGTCAGTCAAACAAGGACAGCGCGGCCAGAGAGGTATGAAGGATCAAAGCAGGCAGGAACGACGAGCCACGCCCTTTCACGATTACTTACCATGTGCGACTGGGACTTGCCATGGTGCTTGGTCTCGAAGGAACCCGCATTCGAGGCATCACTCGCGGCGGCGCGGAGGTGAGAAGGGAGTGCCTTTGCGGCCATTGTGTTTTTGTGTCGGGAGTGGGTAGAGAGAGGGTGACGGTCGGAGAGAGACTGGGAGGCAAAAATAAAAGGTCAGATTGGGGCGAAAGAGACGCACAGAGGCAACGTGTATTTAAGCAGGCAGAGGAGGGGTGCTTTGCCACACGCCGCGACGATCAGGAAAAAAGCAAGCGCCTGCAGGAGTGGGAGGGATGTCAAGGTGCCGTCATTGGCAACGGGACGGGGGCCGGGCGGTGCGGGACAGTGACAGTAGGTGAGTGAGACAGGGAACTTACTAGGTTGTGGCAAGGAGAAGAGTAGATTGGAAGAGTAAGTccagaagagagagaagaggaagaacagagaaggaaaggaagaaagaaagaaagggagctgttggttggtgggggaggaTCCCGTGATACCAAACACAACGATGCCTTCAATGCCCTCCTTACTCGTTACTGCGTCGGCTAGGATAGCTCGATAGATAGATGTACCTTGAACTCTTTTACTACAACTGCTATCTATATGCGACTATCTAGTCGTCGGACACTCATTCTCCCAATATGAACATTCAATGACACCATTCCCGTTTCCAAATCCAGACCCAGCCCCTATCGTTCCGGGCCCGGGATTCTCTCGTGCATACCCACACCGGACCCACACCGCCGCCAATTCTTCACAGCCAGTGCTTGGGACATGCGTAGCGCCCTGTCCGATCTTAATTAAGCTGAGTGTGGTTCCTATGGTTCAGTGGGGCTACATATATCTGGATTTGGTATCCATATCGTAGTCCTTCTTTCTCGTCTCcctttgcccttgcccttgactCCCTTTATACCTAACATTGGATATTTCTCCCTGTCATGATCCTTCCTGCTGGTTCCTTGGAATGAACCTCACAGACCTACCCGCAGGAGCTACGACGCGGTTTTAAAATTCATCGTTGTGGGCTGTTCGCCTGACTGTTTTGTACTACTATCCATACTAAGAATGAGATACAGCTATATCAATGGGAGTTAGAGTAAGAACTTGGAGAAAGATGTGTCTAGAACAAGAAATGAGACATGGAAATTGTTGTTTACTGCTTAAGAATGCTCATCCCGCACTATGTATGTGATATATGCCAGTCAGGTCAGACCTATAATTCCCGCCAAGTCCGACATTGGAATGGTGCCACTTAACCCTTCTAATACCAACTACCGGTAACCTCTTTGGGAATACTGCCCGAGGCCTATGTGCATGATGCTCGTTTTGCcggcctgctgctcctcgtccgGGAGATGCCGCCAAGTTTCCCCGGCTACATCTATTCAATTCATGTATACTGAGAAGGGCCTTCAGACAGAAACATGATACACTAAAGAAATAGTACCAAGTGAATGGGGATATGATCAGATTGGAATTATCCAAGGAAAGCCCTAGAGCCGAGCTCTGGCCCCCAGCACTTCACTGAACACACTGTCTAGCCGCGCGATAGCATCCGAGCTAATCTGATGGTGAAAGACGATTCTTTTTCCGTCCAATGCAATCCCGTGCTTCCTTCCGATCAAATTCCACTGTCCAACTTTGACTCCGGCGTGATCCAGGTCGACCCATATCTGGTTTGTTTCCACCTCACGTAGAAGTTTCCCGCCGCGTTCCACCCATACCTTTCCCACGCGATTTGCTACCTCATGCACCGAGCGTAATTTGTCTCGACTTCCCCAAACTCCAAACCCGAACTGCTCCTCGACTGCAAACCGTGCTACAGCTGCCAGTGGCCCCGACTGTCTCATTCCTCCTCCGATACTTTTCCTGATTCGGCGTAGCTGCGCAATCAACCGCGATGAGCCGAGGACCATGGCACCCACAGGCGCCCCTAAGTTCTTACTAAAATCCAAGCTCACCAAGTCGCAAAGTCTGCAATAGTCGTGAATGCTCCCAGCTCTGGCCGCTACAGCTTCCCAGAGTCGAGCACCGTCAAGGTGCAGCTTAATGTCGCGATCATGGGCCCACTGGCTGATTCGCTGTATCTCTGCCAGAGGGACGATGCTGCCACCAGTGGTGTTTTCAATGCTAATAACCCGGGTTGGACACTTGTGAACGTCGTCTGTGAGAATTGCGCGTGCCATGATATCCTCCAATGTCATGTATCTCCCATTTGAGGGCCGGACCTCTTGGACAGAAGCACCACTCATTCCAACACTGCCGCCTTCGAAGTGAATGATATGTGCACGTGCATCAGCCAGAACGGCGTAGGGGGGCTGGGTCAACAATGTCCGGATAGCTAATTGATTCGCCATAGTCCCAGTGATGACGAATGCGCCTGCTTCGTGGCCACATAGAGTCGCGATATGAGCTTCGAACGAACTGGTCGTTGTGTCTTCTCGGAAGACATCGTCTCTGAGGCTGGCtgtggccatggcggccagcatgCCCATGGATGGAGTGGTCACCACATCGCCTGCCTTTGTTAGCGGGGGTTGAGAGGCTCATTAGTCTGTTCTTACTGCGGAAATCTATCTCAGAATTGCGTGTCGTTCCCCATAATATGTTTTGAGGAGCTGGCTTCACCACACTGCCTACAGTGTTCTTTGAGTCCATATTTCCCCCCCCCTAAAGGTAGGAAGTCAACCTGCAGGAGGAGCCTTTATTTTACAGCACTAAAGAAATGTTCTAGTTACTATTTTCAACTAAGTACTGATTTTTCAGCCGGAGGACCGTGCCCACCAATCTTTAGTCTAAGTCAAATAAGAATTCGAGGAAGAACTGGTTCGTTCTCATACTCCACTTCAGCCCTCGTCCCGTATAAGCAGCCACTAATTATCCACTACAACCCTGGCATTCCTCTCTACTCGGTAGAAGTTCAAAATATGCCCTTCTCTCCTTATATTTGCCGATAGCTCGCTCGGTCCCTTTGTCGTTGAATGTCACATCATGTATGCGGGGATCAGGATAAGGTGGTGAGCTGCCCGTAGCAGGAACCATGATTCTACACGCGGGATGGTAACAATGCTGCAATCTGAGCTATCGTAAGATCACTGACCGCTCTCCTGCGGCTGACGACTGCTTAAAAGCTGAGAGTAACCACGTGTACCAAGAAACTGATTGGTGCACATGTCCATAGCGTCCTGCGGCCGGGGAA carries:
- a CDS encoding uncharacterized protein (ID:PFLUO_003464-T1.cds;~source:funannotate), encoding MGMLAAMATASLRDDVFREDTTTSSFEAHIATLCGHEAGAFVITGTMANQLAIRTLLTQPPYAVLADARAHIIHFEGGSVGMSGASVQEVRPSNGRYMTLEDIMARAILTDDVHKCPTRVISIENTTGGSIVPLAEIQRISQWAHDRDIKLHLDGARLWEAVAARAGSIHDYCRLCDLVSLDFSKNLGAPVGAMVLGSSRLIAQLRRIRKSIGGGMRQSGPLAAVARFAVEEQFGFGVWGSRDKLRSVHEVANRVGKVWVERGGKLLREVETNQIWVDLDHAGVKVGQWNLIGRKHGIALDGKRIVFHHQISSDAIARLDSVFSEVLGARARL
- a CDS encoding uncharacterized protein (ID:PFLUO_003462-T1.cds;~source:funannotate), whose protein sequence is MGDLYRQLAPGPSPTPEHGNPLGNAARGPSGQTWKKRVSTACLACKKSKRKCSGTAPCDNCRAFNRVCIFDESLDQRRRIAAKRTADELTYHREMLNDLFRLIRIADEAQALRLLDIIRRNAPPEEIRSYINETLNGLDLSSDKVSQETVNKLEDVRRMINVEGAGPSFRRKVMDIHYLCDDATCKVPAKPWTTVTEDNDLVSHLVSLYFTWDYPFHAFLDAEVFIRHMASGELRSEFCTPFLVNAILSNACYFSEFSEAYVVPGDISSKGIDFLAEAERLKEEKPVQPSLAALQGTLLMYERYSMSRNDDLGYRMLHDAIRMGEALGLVGNKGPKLTSEQLSPDMEVSCKRTAWGLFGVDTLVHTGFLRPSLIDHVNMTRIDRNISEDQAVWRPYPTHRDVRPSYLSQFFDESCNLSAIARDISWSMFADNSASNIFGGVKRASREQLYERIRRCLFTCTSDDEVSSTTPDAPHTPESPPGHTLETKYNVWEVTQKAARGIAELTRLHRREYGVSRAHHFAMYAMNLGLFTMLEQEFFDVLDQDFLSLASAFSIVASRSSLGRNLFHIFRQSVRAKAQGSKIRESTSIPDELKDLFDEESSSQGHSRFDEYAEGLEKLNEDEKYHGIGGEGEQSLQDYPGLGLSDMLDRYESLSLGKDEVLAERHRPARC
- a CDS encoding uncharacterized protein (ID:PFLUO_003463-T1.cds;~source:funannotate), producing the protein MAAKALPSHLRAAASDASNAGSFETKHHGKSQSHMAFENASTSVAASQMRNALNALADTVPDPKEKQRFEAEMDNFFALFRRFLNDKAKGNSVNWDRIAPPQPSQVVGYEDLGADASVEFLNKLAVVKLNGGLGTSMGCVGPKSVIEVREGMSFLDLSVRQIEHLNRTFNVNVPFVLMNSFNTDQDTQSIIKKYEGHNVDIITFNQSRYPRIVKDSLLPAPKSFDAPLQDWYPPGHGDVFESLYNSGTLDKLIARGIEYIFLSNADNLGAVVDLRILQHMADSQSEYIMELTDKTKADVKGGTIIDYDGKVRLLEIAQVPKEHVNEFKSIKKFKYFNTNNIWLNVRAIKRVVEENSLEMEIIANEKSIPADKKGEADQAIYQLETAVGAAIRHFKNAHGVNVPRRRFLPVKTCSDLMVVKSDLYRLEHGQLVMDPNRFGGVPVIKLGSDFKKVSDFQKRIASIPRIVELDHLTITGAVNLGRNVTLKGTVIIVATEGSTIDIPPGSVLENCVVQGSLRILEH
- a CDS encoding uncharacterized protein (ID:PFLUO_003461-T1.cds;~source:funannotate), with the protein product MANPPSQFVQVSPGTSATTANDAFWPWTSTTEAPYGPSNNNNRYFIQPSSRNPSFSSQSVSPGTPGPPPPGGGLESSPNVAWNKVAIPRAPNATTISHRRRSQRACEPCRQRKIKCDGNRPSCSKCIEHSQQCSYEDVKRVRDQKRLGSLSKRVDQYESLLRELEVGADATTARKIRKYLKGPDAALSSQKKEEDDNSSSMASLDGIDMVEEDLNRSKNSRAAGFFGKASEVAWMRDLADDIESKGVTEDSVFKGINYGQQMSADSGHTSISRVNYHLDDLDIPFVDPSDPLAIPSRDLADRYLEAYFALVHPTFNIICKSHFEDQYHQFLDRGYVPHRNWMALLNMIFAIGCRYCRLTDISHAQEDDFLYLTRARKLGLHPHVLFEHSDLQQIQFELLLAVYLLCLGQLNRACKFSHMAFSSALSLGVNLRMANVQNQKDFQETRYRLWWTIFSLECLFSSMTGRASCVDESISSVPTPLPFDEESFTQPAIHQLIKDHRLRESQLQPTIHEPVAQLREQPSVSSWTTTCKPSDSLFFHCLIDLSIITQAVINRVYSIEGIRLGSTQVEHRMHNYGLRLEKWLAKLPPNYQFTNPDSSGPWHLNRAILTNDNAQYTRERVSLAMNYYSARMTLCRPCFTIPTPQSSSTPSSTVQSSSSSHISSSRRPSHSRSHSSSSSVRAELATQCLQAACSLISILPESPSLPWLARTAPWWSVLHFLMQATTALLLGLSSCSLSAPFPDNMDTNEKFSAQPAPEPATTTATLETDLSTAVAQTRKALFWIHAMAVVDPASKRAFRLCAAVMRKIAPPLGLDLSSWPDECVVDSDPEGEGVEG